From Candidatus Bathyarchaeota archaeon:
TCCGGAGGCCGATGCCTTAATCCGTGCTAGACTACGAGCCCACAACGCAGAACCAAACATGCAAAGAACATTTAAAGCTAACCCAGCTTACTCTTGGATTAACTCTTCATCTATCCACCAAGCTTTCTTCTTTCCCGACCGTTCTCCAGCATAGTATTCGATGATGGCTTTTCCCGCCTGTTTCTTGCTGTTCTTCTCGATCTTCTGCAGCCTGTTGAGCACCAGCCAGCGGTTAACTTTGAGGTAATCCGCCAATTCGGGGGTAGTGGCTGATTTATAATTCATTAGGTACTCGATGATTTTGCGGTCTAAGTCGTCGGTGGCGTATTGGTAGGGGTTGATTTTACCATGCTGGAAGGTGAGAATGTCGAGGTCGGCGAGGTACTTTTTGATTTGCCCAAACTGCTCTTCAAGTTGCTGCATGCGGGTTTCGAGGGCTAAGAGTTTGTCGGGTTTGGGGGTTTTCTGCAGTTTCTCGGCGATGGCTTCACGGATAAAGTTGCTTCGGTCGCCTTCGGGGATGCGTAGAGCGATTTCTTGGTAGACTTCTTCGGGGAGTTTGACGGTGACGATTCTGGGTTCAGTCATGTTTAGCCCTTGACTGGCTATTATGTGGGGTTTTGTATTTCAGTTTTCCCCAAACCACCAAAAATTTCAGCAAGGCAACAGAAAATCGTTTACGGCAATTACGGTTTTGGTTTAAGCAATAAACGATTTATTTAAGTAAAACATGATACAGGACACGGTGAGCAATGTTGACCGATTGGTCTAAAAAGGATTTGCTGATTTTAGCGTTTGATCATCGAGCATCTTTTATCGAGAAACTATTCGGAATCAAAGGCCGACCCCCAACACCTGAGGAGAAAAAGAAAATTCAGGAAGCTAAAGAAATAATTTTTGAAGGCTTCAAGCTGGCGCTCAACAAAAAGGTCCCCAAAGACATCGCAGGACTTTTGGTTGATGAAGAATTCGGCGCAACCATCCTCTCCGAAGCCAAAAAGGAAGGCTTCAACTTCGCCATGCCCGCAGAGAAGTCAGGTCAAGACGAATTCGACTTCGAATACGGCAGCCAATACAGCCGCCACATCGAAGAATTCGACCCCACCTTCCTCAAAGTGCTGGTACGCTACAACCCAGAAGGTGACGCCGCCATGAACAAGCGCCAACTCAAGCGTCTAAAGGAACTAAGCGACTACCTCGCCAAAACAAAGCGACCCTTCCTATTCGAACTCATCGTCCCCGCAACCTCCGCGCAGTTGGCATCGCTGGGCGGTTCCAAAGAGCGATATGACCTTGAACTTCGCCCCAAACTCATGTGTGAAAGCCTAAAGCAAATCCAAGACGGCGGCGTGGAACCAGCCATCTGGAAACTTGAAGGCGTCGAAGACCCCGCCAACGCTAAAGCCATCGTTAAACAAGCTCAGGCAGGCGGACGCAAAGCGGGCGTCATCACCTTGGGACGCGGCGAATCCAAAGACAAAGTCAAAGAGTGGCTTGCAGTCGGAGCCAAAATCCCCGGCATCATCGGCTTCGCAGTGGGCAGAACAATCTTCTGGGATCCCCTCGTCGAGTTCCGAGCTGGCAAAGCAACACGTAGAGAAGCGGTTGAGAAAATCGCCCAGAACTACATGGAGTTTGTAGAACTCTGGCAAAACGAGAGGAAAAAGTGACCAATATGACATCTCTTCGATCTCTTGGGCCATCCTTAATTCGCATAACCACCGCTGGAGCCGTCGGAGCAGCATTACACATCGGCAAAGGCGACCCCGACATGGTGGATCAAACCGCCCTAGATTTCTCAAGGGCAGTCATGAATCAAATGGAAATCGACGGCGAAGTCATCTGTTGCGAAGGACCCAAAGACAACGCGCCCGCTTTTAACAACCGTGAAAAAGTCGGCACGGGTAACGGTCCCAAAGTGGAGTTCGTTATCGACCAAGTGGACGGCACAACTGCTACGAGCAAGGGCAAAAAAGACGCCATCTCAACCTTGGCTTGTGCCCCTGTAGGTTGCCTCCAAGTTTTGCCTGATGATGGCTACTACTTTAAAGTTGCAACTAATGGTGTTGCAAAAGGAAAAATCAACCTTGACATGTCTATTGAAGAAATAGTAACAACCATCGCTACACTCAAGAAGCGACCTTTAGCGAATTTCACTGTTATCATGCTGGAAAGACCTCGACATGACGAATTGCTTGCACGCCTTAGAAAGATGGGTGTACGCATCATCTTGATCGCTGACGGAGACATCGCAGGCGCCATCGTAACCTGCTTGCCTGATTCAGGTGTGGATTTGTTGGTTGGTGCAGGTGCAGGAGCAGAAGCCACCATCGCCGCGACCGCAGTGAAATGCCTCGGAGGGACGATGCTTGTTAAGGTTTGGAAGGACAAAAAAGACGATCCCAATAGAATGGCACGCCTTGAAGCTGCAGGCGTAGACATAAACAAGACTTACACTGAAAACGAGTTAGCTAAAGGCAACGAGATGATTTTTGCTGCATCAGGCATCACTAAAGGCGAAATGCTCGACGGCGTGCGGTTCATTCAGGGTGGCGCAAAAGTTCAATCGCTCTGCACACGGTTGCCCAGCGGAACCATCGAGTGGTCCTCGACGATTCTGAAGTTCAAAGAGCACCCAGTTTACAAGCAAATAACCTAAAAATTTTATTTGGGGTTTTATTCCCCAACCTTCTTTTCATCTAAAAAAGAAAAAAACGGTAATCGCTAGATTTAGCTGTGGTTTTGCACGTGGCCTCCGTGAGGGTGCGTGTGTGGGTGCTCGTGGGTTTGCCCGTCCTCGTGGGTGTGCGCATGTACATGTTCATTTTCTGGTGCTGCTTGGTCTTCGGGAAACACTTGCCCAGTTAACTGAGCCAACTCACGGTACCTCTGCTCTACTATATCGTGGAGTTGTTTTCTTAGCGCTTCGCCTGATACGTTGCGTTGCTTGAGCAGAGCCGTTTTCTTAACTAACTCTTCGTCGCCAAGTCCCTTAAACCAATTCTCAAAGTCTCCGCGTTTAAAGTGGAACTCGACTGAGATGATGTCTGCTTTTTCTATTTTTCCGACAAAATCACGTAGGTTGTGGGCGTGCATGCTGAGGGGTTTGCCGACGGTGGCGTAGAAGTGGAAGGATTTGTCATGTGGGGCGTAAGCGAGGATGGATGTGGCTTTCTCTTTTGTGATTTCAGGAATACCGAGCGCTTTTTTGCCTGCTGCGGTTATGACGTAGAGTCCTTTTTCTGGACTAGAAACGTAGCCCATGCGTTGAAGTCCCAAGAGGTGCATCATTACTGGCTGGAACTCTTTATGGGCATCTTTAGCGATATCCATAGCTTTCATCGGTTTATCCAATAGAAGCATGGATTGGAGAATTTCCAATTTAATAGGTGATAAACTCATCTTTGGGCACCTTGCCTCTTAGTTGGTTATGTGTTTCAGTCTAATCAAAGTTTTCCCCAAACCCTACAGAAACCATGAGCAATCTCTTGGTTTTTAGGCAGCATCTCAGGGTTGGGTTAGGTAAAGCTTTAGTACAGAGGCGTCCACTGCTAAATGGATAAATGGTGACATTCAAAGCATGAAGATAGCTGTTTTTGTCTATGAATATCCACCTAAAATCGTAGGTGGACTCGGCACCTACGCTGCGGAGATCACCCGCAAATTCGTCCTCAACGACCACGACGTAACTGTCTTCACAATGAACGACGACGAAGGCTCCATGCCAACCCGAGAAATCTGGCGCGGCATCGAAATCCACCGTCCTCTACACATAGATATCTCTGACTCGCTTCCCGACGTCATATCTGAAGACATTAAAAAGTGGGGGCGCGGACAGCAATTCTTCGGCAAACTCATGGTTTACAATTACCTATCTGCTGCAAAGCTTGTTAACGAATTAATCAAGCAAGAATGTATGAAGTACGATGTTGTTGTTGCCCATGACTGGCTCTCTGCGATGGGCGGCGTAACCGTTAAGCGTGAAACTAACTTGCCTTTTGCGTTTCATGTGCACTCTACTGAAAAAGGGCGCACTATGGGCAACGGTTCAGGTGTTGTTAGTAACATCGAGTTGCGGGCTGGTCTTATGGCTGACATGGTGGTCACCGTTTCCTACGCCATGAAAGATGAACTTATCGGGCTTGGTTTTCCACGCGATAAAATACAGGTCAGCTACAACGGCGTAGATCCGCAGAAGTACAATCCTGAAAACGTTTCAAAAGAGGACATTGCTCGTATCCGTGCTAAATACGGCATCAAAGACGACGAGTACATGATTCTCTTCTTAGGCCGACTCGTAGTCGTCAAAGGCGTAGATAAACTCATTATGGCTATGCCTCACATCTTATCAAAAATTCCCAAAGCAAAACTTGTCATTGTCGGCGTTGGCGACTTGCAGGAGTACCTCACTAACCTTACTCAGATAACCAAGATGGGTGACTTCGTCAAGTTCTGCTATGACTTCATCCCCGAAGAAGAACGCATACGCCACTACGCAGCATGCGACATCGCAGTTTTCCCCAGCCTCTATGAACCGTTTGGCATCGTTGCCCTTGAAGCCATGAGCATGGAAAAACCCGTCGTCGTTGGCGCGGCAGGCGTGAGCGGTATGCGTGAAATCGTCATCTGCTGCGGACCTGAACAATGCGGCTACCACATCGACCCCAACAACCCAAGCGATATCGCATGGGGAGTCACCAGCGCTCTGGAAAGTCCAGAGTGGAGTAAAACACTTGGTAAAAACGGCAGAAAACGCGTTCTAGCAGAGTTTACATGGAACAAGATCGCTGAGAAAACCGTTAAGCTCTACGAAACCATCTCTAAACGGTAAACGCTTTGTCTGAAAGCTTTGATTTAAAACGTCGAGTTGCACGGGAAGCCGCAACCCTTCTCTATTTTGGTGCTGAAAAAGAATACAAACAAGCTAAAGAGAAAGCCGCGCAAACTTTGGGCTCAAACTTTTTGCCCTCAAACCTCGAAGTGGCCTTGGAATTGGACAAAATTGCTGAGGAAAACGAGGGAGAGAAACGTAAAGCACGCTTAATCGAGATGCGTCAGGAGGCTTTGGATGTGATGCGGTTGCTGTCGGCGTTTTGTCCAGTGCTAATTGGTAGTGTCTGGCGCGGAACCATAAAACAGGGCAGTGACATCGACATCGCCGTCTATACGGATAATCCTGAACTGGTTCTTTTGGCTTTGAAAGCAGGCGGAATCAAAATAACTAAAACTCAGTGGACAACAGTCAACAAACAAGGCGCCACTTTGGAGTCCTACCACATCTACGCCCAAACCACCGCCAAGCATGGCTTGGAAATCGTTGCTCGACGCAGTGAGGAAGCGGGGAAGAAGCGGCGCTGCGAAACCTTCGGAGACGAACTCAAAGGCCTCAACATTCTGCAGCTTGAAAAAGTCTTGCAGACGCACCCAACGAGGCAATTTATACCTCAATAACTCCTGAAAACAATGTTTATCCATCAAAAAAGGACTTAAACCACCAAAACCAATCCTAGACTCAGCTGATGCCAGATGGAAAAGAAAGACCTCAAAAAAATGTTCCCCCATCTCTACGAAGAACTCCAATCAGGCGACGTCAAAGTCTCAATCAACGGCATACGTAAGAATGCGGCTGAGGCAGAGGGCGAAGTGGAGGGATGTGGCTGCGACGAGTGGCATGAAGGCGAAGAGGACCTGGAACAGTGCACTGAGACTCCTGATAAGCTGCGGCATTTTAACCCGCAAGCGGTGGATTTTCTGCGCAGATGTGACACCGAAGCGCAGGCTGAGGAGATAATTGCTTACTTGGAAAAGAAGGGTGAAATCACCAAAGAATACGCCAAAGAGTTAAGGTGTCAACTCAAAAAGGACGGCGTGCGGGTTTTTGGGCCTAAAAAAGAAGAAAACCATTACTTCCGTGAAGGCGGAATTTACTAAGCCCGTGCCCTTTCTACATTTTCTTCCTACATCAACTCTTAACAGAACGCATACGATAAGAATCGAGCCTAAACAAAATCTTGTATCTGCCTTTCTCTGTTGAGTTAAATTCTCTAGTTAACCGGTATTTTTCTTCATTACTGGTTATTATGTTGGGTTTTTTGTAGTTGTTGAGAAAAATATTAATGCATCTTAACCTGAAAAACTCTTTTGGGAGAAGGTGTAAATTGATCGCAACGGGTGAGACACTGTTTGTGTGTCCAAGGTGCGGTAAACCAACGTTGTCGGTGCATAGGAAAACCTATGAGCGAACCGTGATTTTCAATTGTAGCAGTTGCCGCCTAAACTCAGAGTTTGAACCATCTAAGGAAGCCTACTTTGACGCTGCTGCAAGCTGGCAAGAATTCACTGCACAGCAAAAACACGCAAAATAAACCGTTTACGTTTTGAGCTGCCGACTCTTAGGGATGCCCAAAGCATAGACTATTCCATATCTCTTGGTTGGTTGCGCGTACTCTATAGTTTTTTTAGATTATTGGTGAAACTATTAAGAGCCAAAACACGTTGATACATTTGCCAACATACATCTCCAAGGGTGCACTGCTGGCGAATCAGGCGTTTACTTTCCAGATTAGGTTTCAGCCATTTTACACCTGCCCTGCTAAACGCTGAATTCGCCAGCAAATTCTATTCTCCAAAAAATTGGCAGTCGTTGAGGTTTGGTGTGGATGGCAAGACTTAATTATTAATTGCCGCCTATGAGTTGCCATTTAAGGTGACACAGCAAGTGAAAGCTATAATCTTTGGAGCGCCAGGCGCAGGCAAAGGCACCTATTCTTCAAGGTTGCAGAATCAGCTTGGCGTAGACGTTATCGCTATGGGCGACATTTTCCGTGAATCCGTAAAACAAAATTCCCCTCTGGGTAAAAAAGTCAAAAGCTACGTCGAAAAAGGAGCACTTGTCCCCGACGACGTGGTGATTGAGGTTCTAAAGGAACGCTTAAGCCGTGTACCCAAAGGCAAAGGCTTTCTGCTTGATGGTTTTCCACGCACAACTGAGCAAGCAGACGCTTTGGAAGGTATCACCAAAATCGACGTCATACTACAGTTGGATGTGCCAGACGACATTATAATCGCCCGTTTATCCTCTCGTCGTGTATGCAAAAAATGCGGTGAAGTCTACAACATCCGTTTCCTCAAACCTAAAAAAGAAGGTATATGCGACAAATGCGGCGGAGAACTCTACCAACGTGCAGACGACAACGAAGAAGTCATCAAAAACCGCCTGCAAGTCTACAAAAACCAAACCGAACCACTCATAGCTTACTACAAGAAAAAGAAGGTTCCCTTTGTCGTTTCAACCACCAAGTCGCTGGATTCGCCACCTGACCCGATGGTTGCCAAGATGCTTGAGGAACTAAAGAAACTAAAAATCAGCTAAATATCGAGGATAAACTCCAAAACCACCCGTTCAGGTTCGCGGATAACCACCATCAAATGGTATGTTACCGCTTTAACGCCTACTTTCTGCGGGTGCTTTTTGGGGTCAAACTTTTCTCCCCAAACCTTTGCCGTGAACTTAAATTTTTCAGCGGTTTCTTTCCAGTCAACGATTTGGAATCGACTGTAGAGCATGCCGTCAGTTTCAAACTTCACCAGCAAAGCTTCCAGCCAGTTATACAGCAACGCGTATTGGTCTTCTGCTTCTACTTCTATGGTTTCCTCTGTAGTCTGCGCGATTTTGTCGCTGTTAGTCATGGTTTCAAACATGGCAAGCGCCGCGTTTTCGTAGGCTTGCTCCATGCTTGTTCCAAACGCACGGACATAGACGTCAGCGGTATGCTCCAGAAACTCAAATCGCCCCGCAAACTTTTCTGGTTTTACAACTTTTTCAGGCTGCTTCATGCCAAATCAACTGTTAGATACAAAGAAGAAGGAAGGGAAATAAAAAGTAATGCCGCCTAAAAGAATTTGGAGGCTTTGTGGATGGCTGCGGCGGCGAGTTTGGCGCTGTTTTCGATGTCCGATAAGCTGAGCATGCCGACGGGGCTGTGAATGTAGCGTGTGGGGATGGATATGGTTCCGCTTGGGATGCCCTGCCGAGTGATGGAAATGCGTGCTGCATCAGTGCTGCCCATCAAGCCTGATTCCAGTTGTACAGCGATTTTTTCTTCTTCCGCGGTATCTCTGAACCAACGCAGAATTTTGGGGTGAGTAATCAAGCCTGAATCACTAATCGTCAATGCGGGTCCTTTACCCATCTTGACGGTGGTGTCAAACTCGCGCACGCCTGGCACGTCACCTGCGATGGTTACATCTAAAACGATGGCGAGGTCAGGGTCAACGCCGAAAGCCGCAGTTGCTGCACCACGTAAACCGACTTCTTCTTGCACGGTGCCCACTGCGTAGAC
This genomic window contains:
- a CDS encoding DUF2090 domain-containing protein, which codes for MTDWSKKDLLILAFDHRASFIEKLFGIKGRPPTPEEKKKIQEAKEIIFEGFKLALNKKVPKDIAGLLVDEEFGATILSEAKKEGFNFAMPAEKSGQDEFDFEYGSQYSRHIEEFDPTFLKVLVRYNPEGDAAMNKRQLKRLKELSDYLAKTKRPFLFELIVPATSAQLASLGGSKERYDLELRPKLMCESLKQIQDGGVEPAIWKLEGVEDPANAKAIVKQAQAGGRKAGVITLGRGESKDKVKEWLAVGAKIPGIIGFAVGRTIFWDPLVEFRAGKATRREAVEKIAQNYMEFVELWQNERKK
- a CDS encoding fructose-bisphosphatase class II family protein, which codes for MTSLRSLGPSLIRITTAGAVGAALHIGKGDPDMVDQTALDFSRAVMNQMEIDGEVICCEGPKDNAPAFNNREKVGTGNGPKVEFVIDQVDGTTATSKGKKDAISTLACAPVGCLQVLPDDGYYFKVATNGVAKGKINLDMSIEEIVTTIATLKKRPLANFTVIMLERPRHDELLARLRKMGVRIILIADGDIAGAIVTCLPDSGVDLLVGAGAGAEATIAATAVKCLGGTMLVKVWKDKKDDPNRMARLEAAGVDINKTYTENELAKGNEMIFAASGITKGEMLDGVRFIQGGAKVQSLCTRLPSGTIEWSSTILKFKEHPVYKQIT
- a CDS encoding DUF5752 family protein, with translation MSLSPIKLEILQSMLLLDKPMKAMDIAKDAHKEFQPVMMHLLGLQRMGYVSSPEKGLYVITAAGKKALGIPEITKEKATSILAYAPHDKSFHFYATVGKPLSMHAHNLRDFVGKIEKADIISVEFHFKRGDFENWFKGLGDEELVKKTALLKQRNVSGEALRKQLHDIVEQRYRELAQLTGQVFPEDQAAPENEHVHAHTHEDGQTHEHPHTHPHGGHVQNHS
- a CDS encoding glycosyltransferase family 4 protein, whose translation is MKIAVFVYEYPPKIVGGLGTYAAEITRKFVLNDHDVTVFTMNDDEGSMPTREIWRGIEIHRPLHIDISDSLPDVISEDIKKWGRGQQFFGKLMVYNYLSAAKLVNELIKQECMKYDVVVAHDWLSAMGGVTVKRETNLPFAFHVHSTEKGRTMGNGSGVVSNIELRAGLMADMVVTVSYAMKDELIGLGFPRDKIQVSYNGVDPQKYNPENVSKEDIARIRAKYGIKDDEYMILFLGRLVVVKGVDKLIMAMPHILSKIPKAKLVIVGVGDLQEYLTNLTQITKMGDFVKFCYDFIPEEERIRHYAACDIAVFPSLYEPFGIVALEAMSMEKPVVVGAAGVSGMREIVICCGPEQCGYHIDPNNPSDIAWGVTSALESPEWSKTLGKNGRKRVLAEFTWNKIAEKTVKLYETISKR
- a CDS encoding nucleotidyltransferase domain-containing protein encodes the protein MSESFDLKRRVAREAATLLYFGAEKEYKQAKEKAAQTLGSNFLPSNLEVALELDKIAEENEGEKRKARLIEMRQEALDVMRLLSAFCPVLIGSVWRGTIKQGSDIDIAVYTDNPELVLLALKAGGIKITKTQWTTVNKQGATLESYHIYAQTTAKHGLEIVARRSEEAGKKRRCETFGDELKGLNILQLEKVLQTHPTRQFIPQ
- a CDS encoding DUF2095 domain-containing protein, whose amino-acid sequence is MEKKDLKKMFPHLYEELQSGDVKVSINGIRKNAAEAEGEVEGCGCDEWHEGEEDLEQCTETPDKLRHFNPQAVDFLRRCDTEAQAEEIIAYLEKKGEITKEYAKELRCQLKKDGVRVFGPKKEENHYFREGGIY
- a CDS encoding adenylate kinase; this encodes MKAIIFGAPGAGKGTYSSRLQNQLGVDVIAMGDIFRESVKQNSPLGKKVKSYVEKGALVPDDVVIEVLKERLSRVPKGKGFLLDGFPRTTEQADALEGITKIDVILQLDVPDDIIIARLSSRRVCKKCGEVYNIRFLKPKKEGICDKCGGELYQRADDNEEVIKNRLQVYKNQTEPLIAYYKKKKVPFVVSTTKSLDSPPDPMVAKMLEELKKLKIS
- a CDS encoding archease → MKQPEKVVKPEKFAGRFEFLEHTADVYVRAFGTSMEQAYENAALAMFETMTNSDKIAQTTEETIEVEAEDQYALLYNWLEALLVKFETDGMLYSRFQIVDWKETAEKFKFTAKVWGEKFDPKKHPQKVGVKAVTYHLMVVIREPERVVLEFILDI